One stretch of Euphorbia lathyris chromosome 7, ddEupLath1.1, whole genome shotgun sequence DNA includes these proteins:
- the LOC136234951 gene encoding DIS3-like exonuclease 2 isoform X1: protein MRSASEQSSTLVVERVEDGGEKDKEKKKNKRRSTRRSKQNSPNTAASSSMNETRGEMLQSTGDGKTKSYLTSMDHTSSRQPDFESHALSEQGMTCASNVAFNSMPAMRINEQTEHPLPLDLGGQVFSNSCPQPIHGGVPFGASKEKNLIPFYQVNGNARGNFFAAYWSAQAVEEALEKGDAYKALFRVNAHNRLEAYCKIEGVPTDILINGIAAQNRAVEGDTVVIKIDPLTLWTKMKGSNGPSVNFASAEDNSLAIDASDTAGSSCKGQSKVEVDDEYNELGGLPLQKAIQFEEGSCATEAAHGGLSSQVAHNFVNGCHPSASDSSHCGSSTGQNEVENGVHRLCTMVRCYPSKRPTGMVVAIVETSPRRDAIVGFLNVKQWLYYKEGYKKDMKKNKNSSLISSREYIQLTPTDPKFPKMMVPVRSLPDFIKKRLEGGDETVEMELVAVQIDSWDEENPFPQAHVLRVFGRGSEMESRLSAILYENAICCSDFSSESLSCLPCNTWQVPAEELKSRRDIRRLCTFTIDPSTATDLDDALSVERLPNGTVRVGVHIADVSYFVLPDTALDIEARLRSTSVYMLRGKLPMLPPLLSENMGSLNPGVDRLAFSIFWDLSTAGDVIDRWIGRTVMRSCCKLSYEQAQHMVDGKISEEACNVLEISLPQLHGPFKWSDVITSIKCLHEISKNLREKRFKNGAIQLESSKLSFLFDEYGVPFDSMICERRDSNFLVEEFMLLANRTAAEIISRAFPDSALLRRHPEPNLRKLRDFEGFCSKHGLALDASSSGNFYLSLECMKEKLKDDSVLIDILMSYATRPMQLATYFCSGSMKDNINEWGHYALAVPVYTHFTSPLRRYPDVVVHRTLTAAIEAEECLRSKRMPDKLKIGQQVTRCFTGLSFDKDGAESIEGREALSAAALKHGVACTESLADVAAYCNERKLASRHVKDGCDKLYMWVLLKNKEVIFTEARVLGLGPRFMSIYIQNLAIERRIYYDEVEGLTAEWLEATSTLVLNLCAYRRTTRRGGPGYYRALSEVAYMINPCDTVGDDNECNTDNLDNCGISSEKVDSEIAPLVFPITLRLLSTIPVVLHAVGGDDGPIDIGVRLFASSYLN, encoded by the exons ATGAGGAGTGCGAGTGAGCAATCGTCGACTTTGGTGGTTGAGAGAGTTGAAGATGGCGGCGAGAAGGataaggagaagaagaagaataagcgCCGATCTACTCGTCGATCTAAGCAGAATTCTCCTAATACAg CAGCTTCAAGTTCAATGAATGAAACGCGTGGGGAGATGTTACAGTCCACAGGTGATGGCAAAACGAAAAGTTATCTAACATCAATGGATCACACTTCATCAAGGCAGCCAGATTTTGAGAGTCATGCCTTGAGTGAGCAGGGGATGACCTGTGCATCAAATGTTGCTTTCAATTCAATGCCTGCTATGCGCATTAACGAGCAAACTGAACACCCATTGCCATTGGATCTTGGTGGACAAGTCTTTTCAAACTCATGTCCTCAACCTATCCATGGTGGAGTTCCCTTTGGAGCATCTAAAGAAAAGAACTTGATTCCATTTTATCAGGTTAATGGTAATGCTCGGGGGAACTTTTTTGCTGCATACTGGTCGGCGCAGGCTGTTGAAGAGGCATTAGAG AAAGGCGATGCATATAAAGCATTATTTCGTGTGAACGCTCACAATAGACTTGAG GCATACTGCAAAATTGAGGGAGTACCAACAGACATTCTCATTAATGGAATTGCTGCTCAGAACAGAGCT GTGGAAGGAGACACAGTGGTCATTAAGATTGATCCGTTGACGTTATGGACTAAGATGAAAGGGTCAAATGGGCCATCAGTAAATTTTGCTTCAGCAGAAGATAACAGTTTGGCCATAGATGCCAGTGACACAGCTGGTAGTAGCTGCAAGGGCCAAAGTAAAGTGGAAGTGGATGATGAGTATAATGAACTTGGAGGTTTACCCCTTCAGAAGGCTATTCAATTTGAAGAGGGTTCATGTGCAACTGAAGCTGCTCATGGGGGTCTGTCTAGTCAAGTAGCTCATAATTTTGTTAATGGGTGTCACCCCTCAGCTTCAGACTCTTCACACTGTGGCTCTTCTACTGGGcagaatgaagttgagaatgGTGTGCATAGGCTATGCACAATGGTTAGGTGTTACCCATCAAAAAGGCCGACTGGTATGGTCGTGGCCATTGTTGAAACATCCCCTCGTCGTGATGCCATTGTTggttttttaaatgttaagcaaTGGCTTTACTACAAGGAAGGTTATAAGAAGGATATGAAGAAGAATAAAAATTCTTCTTTGATCTCCAGTCGTGAGTACATCCAGCTTACTCCTActgatccaaaatttccaaaaatgATGGTCCCTGTAAGAAGTTTGCCTGATttcatcaagaaaagattggaggGAGGAGATGAAACAGTCGAGATGGAGCTGGTAGCGGTGCAGATTGATAGTTGGGATGAGGAGAATCCATTTCCACAAGCACATGTCTTGCGTGTTTTTGGTCGAGGCAGTGAAATGGAGTCACGGCTTAGTGCAATTTTATATGAAAATGCTATTTGTTGTTCTGATTTTTCTTCTGAATCTCTTTCTTGCCTGCCGTGCAACACTTGGCAGGTGCCAGCTGAGGAACTTAAGAGTAGAAGAGATATTAGAAGGTTGTGCACATTTACCATTGATCCCTCCACTGCTACTGATTTGGATGATGCTCTTTCTGTTGAAAGGCTGCCAAATGGCACAGTCAGAGTTGGTGTGCACATTGCTGATGTATCATATTTTGTTTTGCCCGATACAGCCCTAGATATTGAAGCTCGTCTTCGATCAACAAGTGTGTACATGTTGCGCGGAAAATTACCCATGCTGCCCCCACTTCTTTCTGAGAATATGGGTTCACTTAATCCTGGTGTTGACAGACTTGCATTTTCTATTTTCTGGGACTTGAGCACTGCTGGTGATGTTATAGATCGTTGGATTGGTCGTACTGTGATGCGTTCTTGTTGCAAGCTTTCTTATGAGCAGGCACAACACATGGTTGATGGGAAGATTAGTGAGGAAGCTTGTAATGTCTTGGAAATTAGCCTGCCACAATTGCATGGCCCCTTTAAATGGTCAGATGTTATTACTTCTATTAAATGTCTACATGAAATCTCAAAAAATTTAAGGGAGAAGAGGTTCAAGAATGGGGCTATACAGCTTGAAAGTTCCaaactttcttttctttttgatgaATATGGGGTTCCTTTTGATAGCATGATTTGTGAACGAAGGGACTCCAACTTTCTTGTGGAGGAGTTTATGCTTTTGGCAAACAGGACAGCTGCTGAAATTATATCTAGAGCTTTCCCAGACAGTGCACTACTGCGGAGGCATCCTGAACCTAATTTGCGGAAGCTAAGAGATTTCGAaggtttttgttcaaaacatggTCTAGCATTGGATGCTTCCTCTTCTGGCAACTTTTATCTGTCATTGGAGTGCATGAAGGAAAAGCTCAAAGATGATTCTGTGCTGATTGATATTCTGATGTCTTATGCTACAAGGCCGATGCAGTTGGCAACCTACTTTTGTAGTGGTAGCATGAAAGATAACATAAATGAATGGGGTCATTATGCACTGGCTGTTCCTGTCTACACACATTTTACTTCTCCACTGCGTCGTTATCCTGATGTTGTTGTACATCGTACATTGACTGCTGCTATTGAAGCAGAGGAGTGTTTGAGGAGTAAAAGAATGCCCGATAAATTAAAAATCGGGCAGCAAGTGACAAGGTGTTTCACTGGTTTAAGTTTTGATAAAGATGGTGCAGAATCCATAGAAGGCAGGGAGGCATTATCTGCTGCAGCATTGAAACATGGAGTTGCCTGCACAGAATCACTTGCAGATGTTGCTGCTTATTGTAATGAGAGAAAGTTGGCTAGTCGGCATGTCAAGGATGGTTGCGATAAACTGTATATGTGGGTTTTGCTTAAGAACAAAGAG GTCATATTTACAGAAGCTAGAGTTCTGGGTCTTGGGCCGAGGTTTATGTCCATTTACATCCAAAATCTAGCT ATTGAGCGACGTATTTATTATGATGAAGTTGAAGGCTTAACTGCGGAATGGCTCGAGGCTACATCAACTTTGGTGCTAAATTTATGTGCCTACAGACGCACAACTAGGAGAGGCGGCCCTGGTTATTACAGGGCACTAAGTGAGGTTGCTTATATGATCAATCCATGCGACACAGTTGGGGATGATAACGAGTGCAATACAGATAACTTAGACAATTGTGGTATATCATCCGAGAAAGTAGATTCTGAAATTGCTCCTCTAGTTTTCCCCATTACATTGCGTCTTCTCTCGACAATACCTGTAGTGCTTCACGCAGTTGGCGGGGATGATGGACCCATTGATATAGGGGTGAGGTTATTTGCAAGCTCATATTTGAACTAA
- the LOC136234951 gene encoding DIS3-like exonuclease 2 isoform X2, protein MRSASEQSSTLVVERVEDGGEKDKEKKKNKRRSTRRSKQNSPNTASSSMNETRGEMLQSTGDGKTKSYLTSMDHTSSRQPDFESHALSEQGMTCASNVAFNSMPAMRINEQTEHPLPLDLGGQVFSNSCPQPIHGGVPFGASKEKNLIPFYQVNGNARGNFFAAYWSAQAVEEALEKGDAYKALFRVNAHNRLEAYCKIEGVPTDILINGIAAQNRAVEGDTVVIKIDPLTLWTKMKGSNGPSVNFASAEDNSLAIDASDTAGSSCKGQSKVEVDDEYNELGGLPLQKAIQFEEGSCATEAAHGGLSSQVAHNFVNGCHPSASDSSHCGSSTGQNEVENGVHRLCTMVRCYPSKRPTGMVVAIVETSPRRDAIVGFLNVKQWLYYKEGYKKDMKKNKNSSLISSREYIQLTPTDPKFPKMMVPVRSLPDFIKKRLEGGDETVEMELVAVQIDSWDEENPFPQAHVLRVFGRGSEMESRLSAILYENAICCSDFSSESLSCLPCNTWQVPAEELKSRRDIRRLCTFTIDPSTATDLDDALSVERLPNGTVRVGVHIADVSYFVLPDTALDIEARLRSTSVYMLRGKLPMLPPLLSENMGSLNPGVDRLAFSIFWDLSTAGDVIDRWIGRTVMRSCCKLSYEQAQHMVDGKISEEACNVLEISLPQLHGPFKWSDVITSIKCLHEISKNLREKRFKNGAIQLESSKLSFLFDEYGVPFDSMICERRDSNFLVEEFMLLANRTAAEIISRAFPDSALLRRHPEPNLRKLRDFEGFCSKHGLALDASSSGNFYLSLECMKEKLKDDSVLIDILMSYATRPMQLATYFCSGSMKDNINEWGHYALAVPVYTHFTSPLRRYPDVVVHRTLTAAIEAEECLRSKRMPDKLKIGQQVTRCFTGLSFDKDGAESIEGREALSAAALKHGVACTESLADVAAYCNERKLASRHVKDGCDKLYMWVLLKNKEVIFTEARVLGLGPRFMSIYIQNLAIERRIYYDEVEGLTAEWLEATSTLVLNLCAYRRTTRRGGPGYYRALSEVAYMINPCDTVGDDNECNTDNLDNCGISSEKVDSEIAPLVFPITLRLLSTIPVVLHAVGGDDGPIDIGVRLFASSYLN, encoded by the exons ATGAGGAGTGCGAGTGAGCAATCGTCGACTTTGGTGGTTGAGAGAGTTGAAGATGGCGGCGAGAAGGataaggagaagaagaagaataagcgCCGATCTACTCGTCGATCTAAGCAGAATTCTCCTAATACAg CTTCAAGTTCAATGAATGAAACGCGTGGGGAGATGTTACAGTCCACAGGTGATGGCAAAACGAAAAGTTATCTAACATCAATGGATCACACTTCATCAAGGCAGCCAGATTTTGAGAGTCATGCCTTGAGTGAGCAGGGGATGACCTGTGCATCAAATGTTGCTTTCAATTCAATGCCTGCTATGCGCATTAACGAGCAAACTGAACACCCATTGCCATTGGATCTTGGTGGACAAGTCTTTTCAAACTCATGTCCTCAACCTATCCATGGTGGAGTTCCCTTTGGAGCATCTAAAGAAAAGAACTTGATTCCATTTTATCAGGTTAATGGTAATGCTCGGGGGAACTTTTTTGCTGCATACTGGTCGGCGCAGGCTGTTGAAGAGGCATTAGAG AAAGGCGATGCATATAAAGCATTATTTCGTGTGAACGCTCACAATAGACTTGAG GCATACTGCAAAATTGAGGGAGTACCAACAGACATTCTCATTAATGGAATTGCTGCTCAGAACAGAGCT GTGGAAGGAGACACAGTGGTCATTAAGATTGATCCGTTGACGTTATGGACTAAGATGAAAGGGTCAAATGGGCCATCAGTAAATTTTGCTTCAGCAGAAGATAACAGTTTGGCCATAGATGCCAGTGACACAGCTGGTAGTAGCTGCAAGGGCCAAAGTAAAGTGGAAGTGGATGATGAGTATAATGAACTTGGAGGTTTACCCCTTCAGAAGGCTATTCAATTTGAAGAGGGTTCATGTGCAACTGAAGCTGCTCATGGGGGTCTGTCTAGTCAAGTAGCTCATAATTTTGTTAATGGGTGTCACCCCTCAGCTTCAGACTCTTCACACTGTGGCTCTTCTACTGGGcagaatgaagttgagaatgGTGTGCATAGGCTATGCACAATGGTTAGGTGTTACCCATCAAAAAGGCCGACTGGTATGGTCGTGGCCATTGTTGAAACATCCCCTCGTCGTGATGCCATTGTTggttttttaaatgttaagcaaTGGCTTTACTACAAGGAAGGTTATAAGAAGGATATGAAGAAGAATAAAAATTCTTCTTTGATCTCCAGTCGTGAGTACATCCAGCTTACTCCTActgatccaaaatttccaaaaatgATGGTCCCTGTAAGAAGTTTGCCTGATttcatcaagaaaagattggaggGAGGAGATGAAACAGTCGAGATGGAGCTGGTAGCGGTGCAGATTGATAGTTGGGATGAGGAGAATCCATTTCCACAAGCACATGTCTTGCGTGTTTTTGGTCGAGGCAGTGAAATGGAGTCACGGCTTAGTGCAATTTTATATGAAAATGCTATTTGTTGTTCTGATTTTTCTTCTGAATCTCTTTCTTGCCTGCCGTGCAACACTTGGCAGGTGCCAGCTGAGGAACTTAAGAGTAGAAGAGATATTAGAAGGTTGTGCACATTTACCATTGATCCCTCCACTGCTACTGATTTGGATGATGCTCTTTCTGTTGAAAGGCTGCCAAATGGCACAGTCAGAGTTGGTGTGCACATTGCTGATGTATCATATTTTGTTTTGCCCGATACAGCCCTAGATATTGAAGCTCGTCTTCGATCAACAAGTGTGTACATGTTGCGCGGAAAATTACCCATGCTGCCCCCACTTCTTTCTGAGAATATGGGTTCACTTAATCCTGGTGTTGACAGACTTGCATTTTCTATTTTCTGGGACTTGAGCACTGCTGGTGATGTTATAGATCGTTGGATTGGTCGTACTGTGATGCGTTCTTGTTGCAAGCTTTCTTATGAGCAGGCACAACACATGGTTGATGGGAAGATTAGTGAGGAAGCTTGTAATGTCTTGGAAATTAGCCTGCCACAATTGCATGGCCCCTTTAAATGGTCAGATGTTATTACTTCTATTAAATGTCTACATGAAATCTCAAAAAATTTAAGGGAGAAGAGGTTCAAGAATGGGGCTATACAGCTTGAAAGTTCCaaactttcttttctttttgatgaATATGGGGTTCCTTTTGATAGCATGATTTGTGAACGAAGGGACTCCAACTTTCTTGTGGAGGAGTTTATGCTTTTGGCAAACAGGACAGCTGCTGAAATTATATCTAGAGCTTTCCCAGACAGTGCACTACTGCGGAGGCATCCTGAACCTAATTTGCGGAAGCTAAGAGATTTCGAaggtttttgttcaaaacatggTCTAGCATTGGATGCTTCCTCTTCTGGCAACTTTTATCTGTCATTGGAGTGCATGAAGGAAAAGCTCAAAGATGATTCTGTGCTGATTGATATTCTGATGTCTTATGCTACAAGGCCGATGCAGTTGGCAACCTACTTTTGTAGTGGTAGCATGAAAGATAACATAAATGAATGGGGTCATTATGCACTGGCTGTTCCTGTCTACACACATTTTACTTCTCCACTGCGTCGTTATCCTGATGTTGTTGTACATCGTACATTGACTGCTGCTATTGAAGCAGAGGAGTGTTTGAGGAGTAAAAGAATGCCCGATAAATTAAAAATCGGGCAGCAAGTGACAAGGTGTTTCACTGGTTTAAGTTTTGATAAAGATGGTGCAGAATCCATAGAAGGCAGGGAGGCATTATCTGCTGCAGCATTGAAACATGGAGTTGCCTGCACAGAATCACTTGCAGATGTTGCTGCTTATTGTAATGAGAGAAAGTTGGCTAGTCGGCATGTCAAGGATGGTTGCGATAAACTGTATATGTGGGTTTTGCTTAAGAACAAAGAG GTCATATTTACAGAAGCTAGAGTTCTGGGTCTTGGGCCGAGGTTTATGTCCATTTACATCCAAAATCTAGCT ATTGAGCGACGTATTTATTATGATGAAGTTGAAGGCTTAACTGCGGAATGGCTCGAGGCTACATCAACTTTGGTGCTAAATTTATGTGCCTACAGACGCACAACTAGGAGAGGCGGCCCTGGTTATTACAGGGCACTAAGTGAGGTTGCTTATATGATCAATCCATGCGACACAGTTGGGGATGATAACGAGTGCAATACAGATAACTTAGACAATTGTGGTATATCATCCGAGAAAGTAGATTCTGAAATTGCTCCTCTAGTTTTCCCCATTACATTGCGTCTTCTCTCGACAATACCTGTAGTGCTTCACGCAGTTGGCGGGGATGATGGACCCATTGATATAGGGGTGAGGTTATTTGCAAGCTCATATTTGAACTAA
- the LOC136200555 gene encoding uncharacterized protein, with product MASVIGWYGPLIDLSDAVSHIGDFVQLLVLVHRCNPVQYKLAKGGEVLRTDIQVGDNTMPFFTVSLWQKQMAAMAVAGDVILLQNVKITKFGRFVEATTVQFSSLLPLIHPYELLASKGVDDLLRECRAGKTTKDKLVLVIKWVQRTGSALCGIRSNSFQKKQLPRNWKVPEQSEFRDLFLLSEVLLLRKPCKASFSASAGEIFLPITWRALGESEKESMFVSRRIMSVQGSNVVEDFTCIGCQSCGSPLDLDNGSIFKQISASYFCPKTSDHLHIAGLIYRPFMLYVWDESEYVPLLVRNKAAEILFGNLKAERVYSSYKEQKHAQNCKQKDIGKQHHRKNINFHMIWLVLVKMMLQQGKNSPLRFEVAVNPSLDIENGKFEMVSMSIPCIRTKCSSC from the exons ATGGCCTCAGTAATTGGGTGGTATGGACCATTGATCGACCTTTCCGATGCCGTTTCTCACATCGGCGACTTTGTTCAGCTCCTCGTTTTAGTTCACCGGTGTAATCCCGTTCAG TACAAGTTAGCAAAAGGTGGAGAAGTACTGAGGACAGACATCCAGGTTGGTGACAATACGATGCCGTTTTTCACCGTCTCCTTGTGGCAAAAGCAGATGGCAGCCATGGCAGTTGCTGGAGATGTTATTTTATTGCAAA ATGTCAAGATCACTAAATTCGGAAGATTCGTTGAGGCTACAACTGTCCAGTTCTCGTCCTTACTGCCTCTGATTCATCCTTATGAATTGCTTGCCTCGAAAG GTGTAGATGACTTATTGAGGGAATGCAGAGCAGGGAAAACAACAAAGGATAAGCTCGTCTTAGTAATTAAATGGGTGCAGCGAACTGGTTCTGCTCTTTGCGGCATTCGCTCGAACAGTTTTCAG AAGAAGCAGCTACCAAGGAACTGGAAAGTACCAGAACAGAGTGAATTTAGGGACTTGTTCCTACTTTCAGAAGTACTGCTCCTAAGAAAACCCTGTAAGGCAAGCTTTAGTGCTTCTGCAGGTGAGATTTTCCTACCAATTACCTGGAGAGCATTGGGTGAATCTGAGAAGGAAAGCATGTTTGTTAGCAGGAGGATAATGTCAGTCCAGGGTAGTAATGTTGTTGAAGATTTTACTTGTATTGGCTGTCAGTCATGTGGTTCTCCTTTGGATTTAGATAATGG GTCCATATTTAAGCAAATCTCTGCCTCATACTTCTGTCCGAAAACCTCGGATCACCTCCATATAGCAGGCTTGATATACAGGCCCTTCATG TTGTATGTGTGGGACGAATCAGAATACGTCCCTCTACTTGTAAGGAACAAAGCTGCAGAGATATTGTTTGGGAACCTGAAGGCTGAAAGAGTTTACTCAAGCTACAAAGAGCAGAAACATGCCCAGAATTGCAAGCAGAAAGATATTGGGAAACAACATCATCGTAAGAACATTAATTTCCACATGATCTGGTTAGTTCTTGTTAAGATGATGTTGCAACAAGGGAAAAACAGTCCATTGAGATTTGAAGTAGCTGTAAATCCCAGTTTAGATATTGAAAATGGTAAGTTTGAAATGGTATCTATGTCGATTCCTTGTATCAGAACCAAATGTTCTTCATGCTAA